The sequence attcattcgtgacgttcTGCTACAGTACCTAATTGAGGTAACTCAGTAAGATCATGAAATAGATATTAGATTAGTCGTCGtgtgcaagtttttttttatgtacaggttatccgacatttttttttcgaaaatatcaCGTTAATATCTTTAATTTGGCTTCAATATGATGGAGCTTCGGATTATTATACGTTTTACAACATACGAGTCGTGTTATGAAAATTGATGCAAGTCCCGAAGGTTCCAGGATTCGACATTTATTTTGGTATGAAGACtgatattttttattgatttacaTCTATCTTACACGTTTGACTTTTCTTTCAGGTCTTTTTTTCTCATTTGTTgcagtttcttcttcttctttttggagGAGCCATGGTTTGATCATGGAATTCCATAGGAGCCAAAATGCACGCAGGGGTCCCAGTAGTAATAACAACCAGAAGTAGGTTGAAATTAATGACAGTAACTGAGAACCTGTTGTTAGAATAATGATGTCTTTGACGTGCCTGGAAATAAGATGACCTATTAGTATATTGCGGGGAAAGCAGAACAAAAAAGTAGACTGTGTTTCGTGAACTTCAAATGGTGTACACTAGGTGCAAACAATATTAGTATAACTTGATTTCGatattcaaaatcaaataaaacaaataaaaataacgtGAAATTTAAACATTAGAAACAAATATTTGCTTCGAACACtcgttctctctctctctctctctctctctctctctctctctctctctctctctctctctctctctctctctctctctctctctctctctctctctctctctctctctctctctctctctctctctctctctctctctctctctctctctctctctctctctctctctctctctctctctctctctctctctctctctctctctctctctctctctctctctctctctctctctctctctctctctctctctctctctctctctctctctctctctctctctctctctctctctctctctctctctctctctctctctctctctctctctctctctctctctctctctctccctctctctctctctctctctctctctctctctctctctctctctctctctctctctctccctcttctctctctctctctctctctctctctctctctctctctctctctctctctcctctctctctctctctctctctctctctctctctctctctctctctctctctctctctctctctctctctctctctctctctctctctctctctctctctctctctctctctctcccctctctctctctctctctctctctctctctctctctctctctctctctctctctctctctctctctctctctctctctctctctcctctctctctctctctctctctctctctctctctctctctctctctctctctctttctctctctctctctctctctctctctctctctctctctctctctctctctctctctctctctccctctttctctctctctctctctctctccctctttctctctctctctctctctctctctctctctctctctctctctctctctctctctctctctctctctctctctctctctctctctctctctctctctctctctctctctctctctctctccctctctctctctctctctctctctctctctctccctctctctctctctctctctctctctctctctctctctctctctctctctctctctctctctctctctctctctctctctctctctctctccctctctctctctctctctctctctctctctctctctctctctctctctccctctctctctctctctctctctctctctctctctctctctctctctccctctctctctctctctctctctctctctctctctctctctctctctctctctctctccctctctctctctctctctctctctctccctctctctctctctctctctctctctctctctctctctctctctctctctctctctctctctctctctctctctctctatctccctctctctctctctctctctctctctctctctctctctctctctctctctctctctctctctctctctctctctctctctctctctctctctctctctctccctctctctctctctctctctctctctctctctctctctctctctctctctctctctctctctctctctctctctctctctctctctctccctctctctctctctctatctccctctctctctctctctctctctctctatctccctctctctctctctatctccctctctctctctctctctctatctccctctctctctctctctcctctCTCTCTCCTCtctgtctctctctctctctctctcctctcctctctctctctcctctCCTCTCTCTCCcgctctctctctctcctctctctctctctctctctctctctctctctctctccctcgCTCTCTCCCTCTCTCCCctcctctctctctctctctctctctctctctctctctctctctctctctctctctctctctctctctctctctctctctctctctctctctctatctctctctctctctctctctctccctctctctctctctctctctctctctctctctctctctatctccctctctctctctctctatctccctctctctctctatctccctctctctctctctctccctctctctctctctccctctctctctctctctctctctctctctctctctctctctccctctctctctctctctctctccctctctctctctctctatctccctctctctctctctatctccctctctctctctctctctatctccctctctctctctctatctccctctctctctctctctatctccctctctctctctctctctctctctctctctctctctctctctctctctctctctctctctctctctctctctctctctctctctctctccctctctctctctctctctctctctctctccctctctctctctctctctctctctctctctctctctctctctctccctctctctctctctctctctctctctctctctctctctctctccctctctctctctctctctctccctctctctctctctctatctccctctctctctctctctctatctccctctctctctctctatctccctctctctctctctctctctctctctccctctctctctctctctctccctccctctctctctctctctctctctccctctctctctctctctctccctccctctctctctctctatctccctccctctctctctctctatctccctccctctctctctctccccCCCATCTCTCTCTCCATCTCCCCCCATCCCCCCCCATCTCCCTCTCTCCATCTCTCTCTCCCCCATCCCCCCCATCTCTCTCCCTCTCccccctctctctctctctcccccATCTCCCTCTCTCCCCATCTCCCTCTCTCCTCTCTCTCTCTATCTCCCCTCTCTCTCTCCCCATCTCCCCCCATCTCTCTccatctctctctctctccttcACATCTCTCTCTCTATCTCCTCTCTCTCTCCTCTCTCTCCTCTCTCTCATCTCCCTCCCCCGCTCTCTCCctctccctctctctctctctctctccctctctctctctctctccccctctctctctctctctctccctctctctctctctatctccctctctctctctatctccctctctctctctATCTCCCTCTCTCTCTATTTACCTATTTACCAACATCAGTCCGTGTGTTCGCGTGGCTGGTAGCGGGCAAataaatgtattcggtgtcgcgcGAGGGGAGAAGCGTCAGTCACCTTAGTCACCTTCTCTGGCTCCGCGTTGCCTGCAGCATGTGGGTGCCGCATACAAGGCGGCATctaaatgtgtctattgtaacgacACTTCCCCATGCTTTTGAAGCTTGTTACATACAGCTGCTAATTCAACAGCAGCGGTTTCTTCGGTAGCATTCTCGACGAAGttacaccatctactcgtctcttcctttggacgatcaagaaACCGAAGCTCTTGTTTTCAATGGTTCAACGAGAGTTTCCTCTGCTTCCGttttacaatgcgatgcttttgccgAGGTTatccatatgttttagttatagaacgtttttttaatattttgtacttgaccacgtggtcataggggggggggTTTCTACCAAATGACCACATGGGAGgtcgaaaatcttcaaaaatatgaccacgtggtttctggatggcccccatTGCCAAAATATctatcgaataattttcattaattttcaCTGACTTTCATACTTACTCTGCAACACCTCCTTCCATATTTAGATCACTTCCAGCATCAAGAAGGCTTCCTGAATCAGAATATTTAGGTTTACTCATCATAGCCATAAAATAGTAACTTCCCAAATGAACGGCTGCCGTCAGCATGATCATAACCTAAAAATTTAATTGAAggttttcaattaattgaaggCTAGAAGCTTGAATATACGTCGAAAACAGTTGTCACTAAATTCTAATAATCAAGTTGTTTAAATTATTCATTGTAACGCCAATgacaaataaaatataataaacagGCTTATTTCATTTCTACTGAGCGGTACTGTTTAGGTACATTTTTATTGacaaaaatcttttaaaataaCTTATTATGTTTATTAGTGCACACACAACCACTCTCCATGCGAAGTACaaatacagtcactctcaaaattgagcgtacagtatggattagttgactacattcgaaaatttcaaaggaaattaaatggttagctcggttgttttttatgcatttcaatattcattccttccttcaatgtatgcgtacataaaatagTTCATTTTTTCTCtctaaagtttatttatttgaaaataatctcaaaatacgcctattagatgtgacaaaattgagcgtacagcgaattaattaattcttattataaacacgattaatgtattttaatattgtttttttcgtgattatatttataataaacatccgctacttaaacattcaatgttttgaaattaaaccatgttttggtcaaaatggcgaacaagtgagaggtaaaaacattgctatttaacaattcaatgctgctgggcaaaacaGATGCTTTAATTTAtatgtttcaccggcatcgtatcttatatatgatagacaGGCTtgcaaatattcggcagcactcgaaaaaggtgatgttttttcatttcatttttttattttcttccttccttgaaatcaaaatgaaatgaaagcttttttgaaattgttgttttgaacaatatgattcttcatatagataGAAATTCAATTGAccattcccgtcaaaaattgtatttcgtttcattgtttcagtcgattctttggcttatttaaggtcaacttttccaaagaaaatatgggttctttgaagcctctaactattaaatcgaaaacaaaaacccaaAACATGTGCACGTGTGAATCGGcctgaaaaaaatcactcgaTGTTCGTACAAAATCGAGCCAATcgtaaaaaacagcacttttttgatttttgttttaaatttaaaaaatacctaGAGGCGTAAAAAATATAGGTTAATTGGGaatgttgaccttaaataagccaaagaatcgattaaacgaataaaaatttttgacgggaaaggtcaatttttcgtgatgagcagttccgtttttgtcattatCATTTAAACACTTTTCATCTTGCTAAGTTATAGGCCTTGACCAGGTTAGACGGTTTTTCTGcgcttgtcatttttttttctctacacgcaaaaaaatgttgcggtcgaaactagcaaccctataaccagagaccggcggagtgaaaaactgacgaaatggcaacgtatgaaaatgcatgaaatcgtttaaattatactagcagcacttgaactttttgcttgcttaaaaagtaaacaagtcgaattggaaccacttctgacggttcgattggaaacaagatggcgtcttcgccgatctcttattctagtatttctagtcgaaactaccattccaagggttaatttaagaatacgcaccgacgattttcagcagacaataaacccgtttgattttaccatgcgcgcaataaaaatcaactgtggtcctggtggaatgttgttgcatgaactgaatcagtggtgaatttggccgaatgcgtggttaacttaactgaaaatttgtggttgttttaaaaacatggcgtagtctacaaaatagtaaccgttaccatggaatttttctcagtgtacGCAATGTACTCAGTCTACACTGAGAGCCCTTCCAGAGGGTTTGGCTATATCACCGAGTGGTGCATGCCACTACAAATAGCAGGACTTCAAAAGCTCCTACCACATCCACACAGTAGTGTTTTAAGTTTTAcagttaagtttttttttataaaaagttaTTCATCCTCTcgtttttacatttttacattACTACATTTTTGATATCATAGCTTACTTATCAAATCTGTTTGTTTTAGAAATCTAATAAGTTTATCTTCCTCACATTTTTCAAAACTAAGGATCTCACAAGGATTATCCTTAAGATTTATCTCTTTTCGCTTTTCTTCGTATTTCCTACAATCTACAAGTATGTGTTGTACTGATAATTGAATATTACATGTTTCACAGATATTTGAGTCCTTATTAAAAAGATGTTTGTGTGTTATATTCGTGTGTCCTACCCTTAGTCTACTTAAAGCTCTCTGCTCAAGTGATGTGGGCGATCTGACCTGAGATGACCTCAGGATCTGACCATGGAAGTGTAGAAGCTTTTATGGTTCGGAGGAAACTTGAGTTTTGGTGCCACTCATTTTCCCATTGAAGTCGAAGAACATCTTTACAGAATCGCCGGGCATCGTCTCCTGGTATTGGGACATCCATTATTTCTGCATTAGTTCCTTGCTTAGCTAAAGTGTCTGCCTTTACATTCCCCGCTATACCCACATGGCCGGGTATCCAACAAAGCACAACACGTGTTGTTTCTAGTTTGGACTGCAATCGTTGGATCCAAGGATGTGTAGACTGACCATTTTTCAAAGCCTCTAATACACTGGCTGAATCCGAAAAAATACCGTATGCTCATTATCATCTATGATGTTTTCGACAGCATAAAGAACTGCCATTGTTTCGGCCGAAAAAAATGAACATTCTTTAGGTAACCCAATAGAAACATTATTTGATTCGGAGGCAATGCCAAAACCGACATTGCCTGAGTTGACAGAACCGTCCGTGAATATTTTCTTCTTATAATGCTTGTATCTGTTGTGCGTCAGGTGCAGGTAAATTTGTTTTTGCTTTGTTGGCCGGTTGTCCTACCCTGTACTCGTTTTTACCGACCAGTCGATACTTGGTTTCTTAGTATTCCAGGATCTTCCTCTTGCACTAACTGAGCGTTCGATTTTTGGGAAACGTTTACCTGTAAGGTTTTCGTAATCCAATATTGTCCTATACACCGAGGGATAATTAGCTGTGTCGCTTACTTCCTCTTGTTGCGCTGTTATTCGTCAGTC comes from Armigeres subalbatus isolate Guangzhou_Male chromosome 2, GZ_Asu_2, whole genome shotgun sequence and encodes:
- the LOC134211773 gene encoding transmembrane protein 208, whose protein sequence is MSVTKGKQATKGSKQIVEENIATLKFYRNMACGATAINILVNCVFFEPLAGLQLVMIMLTAAVHLGSYYFMAMMSKPKYSDSGSLLDAGSDLNMEGGVAEHVKDIIILTTGSQLLSLISTYFWLLLLLGPLRAFWLLWNSMIKPWLLQKEEEETATNEKKRPERKVKRVR